In the Pseudoliparis swirei isolate HS2019 ecotype Mariana Trench chromosome 21, NWPU_hadal_v1, whole genome shotgun sequence genome, one interval contains:
- the smim20 gene encoding small integral membrane protein 20 codes for MSKNMRITFIFGGFVTAVAAAFYPIFYYPLTHNEEYRDVQKINRTGVNQADIQPIGLKIWSDPFKSSGK; via the exons ATGTCCAAAAATATGAGAATAACGTTTATATTTGGAGGCTTTGTAACGGCGGTTGCTGCGGCGTTTTACCCCATATTCTACTACCCGCTCACACACAACGAAGAGTACA GAGACGTCCAAAAGATTAACCGGACAGGAGTCAACCAGGCAGATATCCAACCCATAG GGTTGAAGATATGGTCTGATCCATTCAAGTCTTCGGGAAAATGA